One genomic window of Meles meles chromosome 3, mMelMel3.1 paternal haplotype, whole genome shotgun sequence includes the following:
- the LSM11 gene encoding U7 snRNA-associated Sm-like protein LSm11 isoform X2, with amino-acid sequence MEERERGARSARAGSPARPPSPRLDVSSDSFDPLLALYAPRLPPIPYPNAPCFNNLAEYESFLRTGVRGGGRGRARSAAAGSGVPAAAAGPSARTRRRQDAPAPDPERIQRLRRLMVAKEEGDGTAGARRRGPGRSRKAPRNVLTRMPLHEGSPLGELHRCIREGVKVNVHIRTFKGLRGVCTGFLVAFDKFWNMALTDVDETYRKPVLGKAYERDSSLTLTRLFDRLKLQDSSKKEGDSKSAVEDSTLSRYSQTSTWKVASVWGRGDTDRGSRRRSRSVPSSLQASAREESRDTGLRESSPLTRGSF; translated from the exons ATGGAGGAGCGGGAGCGGGGGGCGAGGTCGGCTCGCGCCGGGAGCCCCGCGCGCCCGCCGAGCCCGCGGCTGGATGTCAGCTCTGACAGCTTCGACCCTCTGCTGGCCCTGTACGCGCCCCGCTTGCCGCCCATCCCCTACCCCAACGCGCCCTGCTTCAACAACCTGGCCGAGTATGAAAGCTTCCTCAGGACCGGGGTCCGGGGAGGCGGGCGCGGGAGGGCGCGGAGCGCGGCCGCGGGCTCTGGGGTCCCCGCCGCCGCTGCTGGGCCCTCGGCCAGAACCCGCCGCCGCCAGGACGCCCCCGCTCCAGACCCCGAGCGCATCCAGCGCCTCCGTCGCCTCATGGTGGCCAAGGAGGAAGGGGACGGGACCGCCGGGGCGCGCCGGCGGGGTCCGGGTCGGAGCAGGAAGGCGCCGCGCAACGTGCTCACGCGAATGCCCT TGCATGAAGGCAGCCCTCTGGGTGAGCTCCATCGTTGTATCCGGGAGGGAGTGAAGGTGAATGTTCACATCCGCACTTTCAAGGGTCTTCGGGGCGTCTGTACAGGCTTCCTCGTCGCCTTTGACAAGTTCTGGAATATG GCACTTACTGATGTGGATGAGACCTACCGAAAACCTGTTCTAGGCAAAGCATATGAGCGGGATTCTTCGTTGACTCTCACTAGG CTGTTTGATCGCCTAAAACTTCAAGATTCTTCCAAAAAAGAAGGAGATTCTAAGTCTGCAGTTGAAGACTCCACTCTGTCCAGATATTCGCAGACATCTACTTGGAAGGTGGCTTCAGTGTGGGGAAGAGGAGATACTGACCGGGGCTCACGCAGGCGTTCCCGCTCCGTTCCTTCTTCCCTGCAGGCATCTGCAAGGGAGGAGTCCAG GGATACGGGACTTCGGGAGTCCTCCCCACTTACCAGAGGTAGCTTCTGA
- the LSM11 gene encoding U7 snRNA-associated Sm-like protein LSm11 isoform X1 produces MEERERGARSARAGSPARPPSPRLDVSSDSFDPLLALYAPRLPPIPYPNAPCFNNLAEYESFLRTGVRGGGRGRARSAAAGSGVPAAAAGPSARTRRRQDAPAPDPERIQRLRRLMVAKEEGDGTAGARRRGPGRSRKAPRNVLTRMPLHEGSPLGELHRCIREGVKVNVHIRTFKGLRGVCTGFLVAFDKFWNMALTDVDETYRKPVLGKAYERDSSLTLTRLFDRLKLQDSSKKEGDSKSAVEDSTLSRYSQTSTWKVASVWGRGDTDRGSRRRSRSVPSSLQASAREESRSEMSGRTTRTEGSSAGGTFSRATTLSRGQPRKKKRKPKVDYQQVFTRHINQIFIRGENVLLVHLAQ; encoded by the exons ATGGAGGAGCGGGAGCGGGGGGCGAGGTCGGCTCGCGCCGGGAGCCCCGCGCGCCCGCCGAGCCCGCGGCTGGATGTCAGCTCTGACAGCTTCGACCCTCTGCTGGCCCTGTACGCGCCCCGCTTGCCGCCCATCCCCTACCCCAACGCGCCCTGCTTCAACAACCTGGCCGAGTATGAAAGCTTCCTCAGGACCGGGGTCCGGGGAGGCGGGCGCGGGAGGGCGCGGAGCGCGGCCGCGGGCTCTGGGGTCCCCGCCGCCGCTGCTGGGCCCTCGGCCAGAACCCGCCGCCGCCAGGACGCCCCCGCTCCAGACCCCGAGCGCATCCAGCGCCTCCGTCGCCTCATGGTGGCCAAGGAGGAAGGGGACGGGACCGCCGGGGCGCGCCGGCGGGGTCCGGGTCGGAGCAGGAAGGCGCCGCGCAACGTGCTCACGCGAATGCCCT TGCATGAAGGCAGCCCTCTGGGTGAGCTCCATCGTTGTATCCGGGAGGGAGTGAAGGTGAATGTTCACATCCGCACTTTCAAGGGTCTTCGGGGCGTCTGTACAGGCTTCCTCGTCGCCTTTGACAAGTTCTGGAATATG GCACTTACTGATGTGGATGAGACCTACCGAAAACCTGTTCTAGGCAAAGCATATGAGCGGGATTCTTCGTTGACTCTCACTAGG CTGTTTGATCGCCTAAAACTTCAAGATTCTTCCAAAAAAGAAGGAGATTCTAAGTCTGCAGTTGAAGACTCCACTCTGTCCAGATATTCGCAGACATCTACTTGGAAGGTGGCTTCAGTGTGGGGAAGAGGAGATACTGACCGGGGCTCACGCAGGCGTTCCCGCTCCGTTCCTTCTTCCCTGCAGGCATCTGCAAGGGAGGAGTCCAGGTCAGAGATGTCAGGGAGGACTACACGGACAGAAGGGTCAAGTGCGGGAGGTACCTTTTCCAGGGCCACCACCCTTTCCAGGGGCCAGCCCCGTAAGAAAAAGCGAAAGCCCAAAGTGGATTACCAGCAGGTATTCACTCGACACATAAATCAGATTTTCATTCGAGGCGAGAATGTCCTGCTGGTTCATCTTGCACAGTGA